A window from Diachasmimorpha longicaudata isolate KC_UGA_2023 chromosome 5, iyDiaLong2, whole genome shotgun sequence encodes these proteins:
- the LOC135162081 gene encoding neprilysin-4-like isoform X2, with the protein MEQDKSSWFDRECGEEKTYKERRLVIVVVLLTVAVIALVATLCLQMTFFNSRGEEREMCQTDECIKTAARMIEGMNRTVAPCEDFYKFACSGWIARHPIPQSQSSWDQLSLLKEELLQNLRTLLEEPDRDDDLRPVKLARALYRTCMDTESVEKMGLKPIFEILSLVGLPRDPQSLNALENDTEIDLDVARIAGVAQRHLGLNLFVNFYISEDLRDTTKNRMMMDQVSPGFSERYLTNPDRFKSELMEYKRYIKEMVELAGMTPENSTLFADEILDFSTKIAKIMATTEERRSSNHFLHDVTVSDLQALTDALTLRWNWTEYLEAVFDNTDVVLDTGVDGIIVMDLDYFQKLPRLLSNTSSATVARFVWWSVYSTVAPLTLQKFRDLGFQFSQKVFGLKAKTPRWKGCTGNANSNFGMALTNLYVQRYFNEESREKALEMFLDIRAAFDEMVSELKWMDAGTRAKAHRKLYAMRPFVGFPQWINDPEKLNKFYEGAEVIPGQLFETFLRLTDVGAKKTLNSLREKPDKDRWITTGTTVNAFYSAILNSVTFPAGILHPPFYGNGLESINYGAMGAIMGHELTHGFDDQGRRYDENGNLRQWWSNETLRHYYEKVECIINQYSSYHLPELSNNFTINGINTQSENIADNGGIREAYRAYQRLKSRGLKKQALPGLSDYSQDQLFFLGFAQVWCGNYTNGALKSKIIEGVHSPNHFRVIGTLSNNEQFAKAWNCPVGSPMNPPHKCILW; encoded by the exons ATGGAGCAGGATAAGTCCAGTTG GTTCGATCGTGAGTGTGGTGAGGAAAAAACATATAAGGAAAGGCGACTGGTGATTGTAGTTGTGTTGTTGACGGTGGCTGTGATTGCTCTTGTGGCAACGCTTTGTCTGCAGATGACGTTTTTTAACTCCAGAGGAGAGGAGAGAGAAATGTGCCAAACTGATGAGTGTATAAAAACAG CTGCGAGAATGATTGAAGGCATGAACAGGACAGTAGCTCCTTGTGAGGATTTTTACAAATTCGCCTGCTCCGGCTGGATCGCTAGGCATCCAATACCGCAGAGCCAATCCTCCTGGGATCAATTGAGTCTCTTGAAAGAAGAGTTGTTACAAAATCTTAGAACTTTGCTTGAAGAACCCGATCGCGATGATGATTTACGCCCTGTTAAGCTGGCGAGGGCTCTCTACAGAACGTGTATGGATACTG AAAGTGTTGAAAAAATGGGACTGAAGCCAATATTCGAGATTCTCTCTCTAGTAGGTCTACCTCGCGACCCTCAATCGTTAAATGCTCTGGAAAATGATACTGAGATTGACCTAGATGTAGCAAGAATAGCGGGAGTGGCCCAGAGACACTTGGGCCTCAATcttttcgtgaatttttacATTAGCGAAGACCTTCGTGACACAACTAAAAATCGGATGATG ATGGACCAGGTTTCCCCAGGATTTAGTGAACGATATCTCACTAATCCTGATCGATTTAAATCAGAACTTATGGAGTACAAGCGTTACATCAAAGAGATGGTGGAATTAGCAGGCATGACTCCTGAAAATAGTACACTATTCGCCGATGAGATACTCGATTTTAGTACGAAAATAGCAAAG ATAATGGCAACAACGGAGGAGAGAAGAAGCTCCAATCATTTTCTGCATGACGTGACTGTCAGTGACCTTCAAGCATTGACTGATGCACTTACATTGAGA tgGAACTGGACGGAGTATCTCGAGGCCGTCTTTGACAATACAGACGTTGTTTTGGATACTGGTGTGGATGGGATTATCGTCATGGATTTGGACTATTTCCAGAAGCTACCCCGGCTTTTGAGCAATACGTCCTCTGCCACTGTCG CTCGATTCGTCTGGTGGAGCGTGTACTCGACAGTCGCCCCCCTGACACTTCAAAAATTCCGAGATTTGGGATTTCAGTTTTCTCAAAAGGTCTTTGGACTCAAGGCGAAGACGCCGAGGTGGAAGGGTTGTACTGGTAACGCTAATTCGAACTTTGGAATGGCCCTAACGAATCTTTATGTGCAGAGATATTTCAATGAGGAGTCAAGGGAAAAG GCCCTGGAGATGTTCCTCGACATCAGAGCAGCATTCGATGAGATGGTATCGGAATTGAAATGGATGGACGCAGGAACGCGAGCCAAAGCCCATAGGAAATTGTACGCAATGCGACCATTCGTAGGTTTCCCCCAATGGATAAATGACCCCGAGAAATTGAACAAATTCTACGAGGGAGCTGAAGTAATCCCTGGCCAGCTCTTCGAAACCTTCTTAAGGCTGACTGACGTGGGAGCGAAAAAGACATTGAACAGTTTGCGGGAAAAACCAGACAAGGACAGATGGATCACCACAGGAACCACAGTTAATGCCTTTTACAGTGCAATTTTAAATTCCGTCA CCTTTCCAGCGGGCATCCTACACCCTCCATTCTACGGTAATGGTCTCGA ATCGATAAATTACGGAGCCATGGGCGCGATAATGGGACATGAACTCACTCATGGATTTGATGATCAAG GGCGTAGATACGATGAGAACGGTAATCTTCGTCAATGGTGGAGCAATGAGACATTGCGGCATTACTATGAGAAAGTTGAGTGTATCATCAACCAATACAGTAGCTATCATTTACCGGAACTGAGTAACAATTTCACA ATTAATGGAATCAATACCCAGAGCGAGAATATTGCGGATAATGGGGGGATACGAGAGGCCTACAGGGCTTATCAGAGGTTGAAGTCGAGGGGTTTGAAGAAACAGGCATTGCCTGGGTTATCTGACTACTCTCAGGATCAGCTCTTTTTTCTGGGATTCGCTCAAGTCTGGTGTGGCAATTATACGAATGGGGCTTTAAAGTCTAAGATCATTGAGGGAGTACATTCACCTAATCATTTCAGGGTCATTGGGACATTATCTAATAATGAACAGTTCGCGAAGGCTTGGAATTGCCCGGTTGGGAGTCCTATGAATCCACCACATAAATGTATACTTTGGTAA
- the LOC135162081 gene encoding neprilysin-4-like isoform X1 codes for MRYKVNDPENNDRGSTIMEQDKSSWFDRECGEEKTYKERRLVIVVVLLTVAVIALVATLCLQMTFFNSRGEEREMCQTDECIKTAARMIEGMNRTVAPCEDFYKFACSGWIARHPIPQSQSSWDQLSLLKEELLQNLRTLLEEPDRDDDLRPVKLARALYRTCMDTESVEKMGLKPIFEILSLVGLPRDPQSLNALENDTEIDLDVARIAGVAQRHLGLNLFVNFYISEDLRDTTKNRMMMDQVSPGFSERYLTNPDRFKSELMEYKRYIKEMVELAGMTPENSTLFADEILDFSTKIAKIMATTEERRSSNHFLHDVTVSDLQALTDALTLRWNWTEYLEAVFDNTDVVLDTGVDGIIVMDLDYFQKLPRLLSNTSSATVARFVWWSVYSTVAPLTLQKFRDLGFQFSQKVFGLKAKTPRWKGCTGNANSNFGMALTNLYVQRYFNEESREKALEMFLDIRAAFDEMVSELKWMDAGTRAKAHRKLYAMRPFVGFPQWINDPEKLNKFYEGAEVIPGQLFETFLRLTDVGAKKTLNSLREKPDKDRWITTGTTVNAFYSAILNSVTFPAGILHPPFYGNGLESINYGAMGAIMGHELTHGFDDQGRRYDENGNLRQWWSNETLRHYYEKVECIINQYSSYHLPELSNNFTINGINTQSENIADNGGIREAYRAYQRLKSRGLKKQALPGLSDYSQDQLFFLGFAQVWCGNYTNGALKSKIIEGVHSPNHFRVIGTLSNNEQFAKAWNCPVGSPMNPPHKCILW; via the exons ATGCGGTATAAG GTAAACGATCCGGAGAATAATGACAGAGGCTCGACGATCATGGAGCAGGATAAGTCCAGTTG GTTCGATCGTGAGTGTGGTGAGGAAAAAACATATAAGGAAAGGCGACTGGTGATTGTAGTTGTGTTGTTGACGGTGGCTGTGATTGCTCTTGTGGCAACGCTTTGTCTGCAGATGACGTTTTTTAACTCCAGAGGAGAGGAGAGAGAAATGTGCCAAACTGATGAGTGTATAAAAACAG CTGCGAGAATGATTGAAGGCATGAACAGGACAGTAGCTCCTTGTGAGGATTTTTACAAATTCGCCTGCTCCGGCTGGATCGCTAGGCATCCAATACCGCAGAGCCAATCCTCCTGGGATCAATTGAGTCTCTTGAAAGAAGAGTTGTTACAAAATCTTAGAACTTTGCTTGAAGAACCCGATCGCGATGATGATTTACGCCCTGTTAAGCTGGCGAGGGCTCTCTACAGAACGTGTATGGATACTG AAAGTGTTGAAAAAATGGGACTGAAGCCAATATTCGAGATTCTCTCTCTAGTAGGTCTACCTCGCGACCCTCAATCGTTAAATGCTCTGGAAAATGATACTGAGATTGACCTAGATGTAGCAAGAATAGCGGGAGTGGCCCAGAGACACTTGGGCCTCAATcttttcgtgaatttttacATTAGCGAAGACCTTCGTGACACAACTAAAAATCGGATGATG ATGGACCAGGTTTCCCCAGGATTTAGTGAACGATATCTCACTAATCCTGATCGATTTAAATCAGAACTTATGGAGTACAAGCGTTACATCAAAGAGATGGTGGAATTAGCAGGCATGACTCCTGAAAATAGTACACTATTCGCCGATGAGATACTCGATTTTAGTACGAAAATAGCAAAG ATAATGGCAACAACGGAGGAGAGAAGAAGCTCCAATCATTTTCTGCATGACGTGACTGTCAGTGACCTTCAAGCATTGACTGATGCACTTACATTGAGA tgGAACTGGACGGAGTATCTCGAGGCCGTCTTTGACAATACAGACGTTGTTTTGGATACTGGTGTGGATGGGATTATCGTCATGGATTTGGACTATTTCCAGAAGCTACCCCGGCTTTTGAGCAATACGTCCTCTGCCACTGTCG CTCGATTCGTCTGGTGGAGCGTGTACTCGACAGTCGCCCCCCTGACACTTCAAAAATTCCGAGATTTGGGATTTCAGTTTTCTCAAAAGGTCTTTGGACTCAAGGCGAAGACGCCGAGGTGGAAGGGTTGTACTGGTAACGCTAATTCGAACTTTGGAATGGCCCTAACGAATCTTTATGTGCAGAGATATTTCAATGAGGAGTCAAGGGAAAAG GCCCTGGAGATGTTCCTCGACATCAGAGCAGCATTCGATGAGATGGTATCGGAATTGAAATGGATGGACGCAGGAACGCGAGCCAAAGCCCATAGGAAATTGTACGCAATGCGACCATTCGTAGGTTTCCCCCAATGGATAAATGACCCCGAGAAATTGAACAAATTCTACGAGGGAGCTGAAGTAATCCCTGGCCAGCTCTTCGAAACCTTCTTAAGGCTGACTGACGTGGGAGCGAAAAAGACATTGAACAGTTTGCGGGAAAAACCAGACAAGGACAGATGGATCACCACAGGAACCACAGTTAATGCCTTTTACAGTGCAATTTTAAATTCCGTCA CCTTTCCAGCGGGCATCCTACACCCTCCATTCTACGGTAATGGTCTCGA ATCGATAAATTACGGAGCCATGGGCGCGATAATGGGACATGAACTCACTCATGGATTTGATGATCAAG GGCGTAGATACGATGAGAACGGTAATCTTCGTCAATGGTGGAGCAATGAGACATTGCGGCATTACTATGAGAAAGTTGAGTGTATCATCAACCAATACAGTAGCTATCATTTACCGGAACTGAGTAACAATTTCACA ATTAATGGAATCAATACCCAGAGCGAGAATATTGCGGATAATGGGGGGATACGAGAGGCCTACAGGGCTTATCAGAGGTTGAAGTCGAGGGGTTTGAAGAAACAGGCATTGCCTGGGTTATCTGACTACTCTCAGGATCAGCTCTTTTTTCTGGGATTCGCTCAAGTCTGGTGTGGCAATTATACGAATGGGGCTTTAAAGTCTAAGATCATTGAGGGAGTACATTCACCTAATCATTTCAGGGTCATTGGGACATTATCTAATAATGAACAGTTCGCGAAGGCTTGGAATTGCCCGGTTGGGAGTCCTATGAATCCACCACATAAATGTATACTTTGGTAA